A segment of the Terriglobia bacterium genome:
CCTGAGCGATCCCAGCAAGTACGATCCGCACACGAAAGAAACCGCCGATCATTCGCTGCCCTACGTGATCGCCGCCGCGCTGGTGGACCGGCAGGTGACGCCGGCGCAGTTCACGCCGGAGAAGATCATGGACCCGCAGATCCGCGCGCAGTTGCGCAAGGTGGAAGTGGTCGGCGATCCGGAGATCGAGAAAGTTTTCCCGGCGCTTCAGCGCGTGATCGTGACCATCCGCACGACCTCGGGACAGGAGTTCACCAGGCAGCTCGATTATCCCAAGGGCGATCCGCGGAATCCCTTGTCGGACGCGGAGATTGAAGAGAAGTTCGCGGCGCTGGCCGGCCCGGTACTGTCGCGCGCGGCGCAGAAGAAGGTGCGCGAGGCAGTGTGGAACTTAGAGAAGCTGGAGTCGGTCACAGCGCTAATGAAATTGCTGAAAGCGCGGCGAACGGCGAAGGAGAAGAGAACGGTCGAGCAGGCGAGCACGGCATAGAGAATGCATAGATCCTGAGCTCGCGCAAACCGGGCGCGAGCTCAGGATGACGCCGATCTAACATTCGAGCTGTTGAAAGAACGTAATGGGCCAGACAATCACTGAAAAGATCGCGCAGGCGCACCTGGCGGAGGGACCGAAGCGGCCGCTACGGACGGGCGACTTCGTCTCCATCCGGCCGAAGCACGTCATGACCCACGACAACACTTCGGCGGTGATGAAGAAGTTCAAATCCATCGGCGCGCGGAAAATCCACGACACGCGCCAGCCGGTGTTCGCGCTCGACCACGACATACAGAACCAGAACGAGGACAACCAGAAGAAATACCGCGCCATCGAGGCGTTCGCCGGCGAGCACGGGATCGATTTCTACCCGGCGGGCACGGGTATCGGGCACCAGATCATGTGCGAGCGCGGCTACGTGACGCCGGGCTCGTTCGTTGTCGCCTCGGATTCGCATTCCAATATGTATGGCGCGCTGGGCGCGGTGGGAACGCCGGTGGTGCGCACCGACGCGGCCGCCATCTGGGCAACGGGCGAGTTCTGGTGGCAGATTCCGCGCACCGTGCAGGTAGTGCTGGAAGGCGCGCTGCGTGAGGGCGTCACCGGCAAGGACGTGATTATCGCGCTGTGTGGCGCGTTCAATGTCCACGTGCTGAACGCGGCGGTGGAATTCAGCGGGCCAGGCGTAGCTTCGCTGTCGATGGACGCGCGTATGACCATCGCCAACATGACGACCGAGTGGGGAGCGCTGGTGGGATGGTTCCCGGCGGATGAGATCACCATCAAGTGGCTGCGCGAACGCAGAGAAGAACGGATCAGAAGAGGCGAGCCAGAGCGTTACACGGAAGAAGATTTGCGGCGGTGGGCGGAAGAATGCACACGCGAGGGCGCGTGTGCCACAAAACCAGATGCGGATGCCGACTATGCCGCGCGCATCACGCTCGACCTCTCGCACCTGACGGCGCATGTATCGGGACCCGATACAGTGCAGGAGATGACCTCGCTGGCGGAGCTCGAAAAGAAGAAAGTCGCGATCCAGAAGGCGTACCTGCTCTCGTGCGTGAACTCGCGCGTCGAGGACCTGGAAGAAGCGGCGCTGGTGCTGCTGGGCAAGAAGGTAGCGCCGTCGGTGAAGTTCTACCTGGGAGCGGCCAGCAAGCTGGTGAAGGAAGAGGCGGAGCGGCGCGGTATCTGGCGGACACTGGTGGAATCCGGCGCGCAGACGTTGCCGGCCGGATGCGGGCCGTGCATCGGGCTGGGCGTGGGATTGCTGGAGCCGGGCGAAGTCGGCATCTCGGCCACCAATCGCAATTTCAAGGGACGCATGGGATCGCGCGACGCGCAGTGCTATCTCGCGTCACCGGCGGTAGTAGCGGCGAGTGCGGTCGCAGGCTACATCTGCGGGCCGGAGGCGCTGAAACGGCCGCTGAATGAGCATGAAGACCGCAAGAAGCAAGGCGGCATGCTGGCGAGATACAAGAATCTGCAAGCTGGGCGCAAAACGGAACAGGCAAGCGAAACCGTGGAGATTGTTCCCGGATTTCCCGAGCGCGTTCGCGGGCGGCTGGTGCTGGTGCCCAAGGGCAATCTGAACACCGACGCGATTTATCCCGGCAGCTACACCTATCGCGACGATGTGACGCCCGAGATGATGGCCGAGGTGGTGTTCTCCAATTACGATCCGCAGTTTCCGCAGATCACGCGCGCTGGTGACGTGGTGGTCGGCGGCGCGAACTTCGGCACCGGATCCAGCCGCGAGCAGGCAGCAACCTCGCTGAAGGCGAAAGGATTTCCGCTGGTGATCGCCGCGTCGTTTTCGCAGACGTACCTGCGCAATGCGTTCAACAACGGGTTCCTGTGCATCGAAATTCCGGAACTGGTGAAGCGGCTGAAGGCGGATTTTGCGGCGCAGATCGCGGCCGGCGAGAAGACGATCATTCCGGGCGACGAGATCGAAGTGGACTTCACCATCGGGGCGGTCACATGGCGGGGTGACCAGTTCCATTTCCCGCCGCTGGGCAGCGTGCCACAATCGCTGGTTGTCGCGGGCGGGGTGGAGAATCTAGTGGCGAAACGCCTGGGCTTAGCGTGACGACAAAATCATTTCCGATTGTCGATTGTCGATTGTCGATTTCCAGCGCTCGCGGGTTTGCAATCGACAATCATCAATCGACAATCGGCAATTCTTTTAGGTGATCCATGGCGAAATACACGGTCGTATCCATGCCCGGCGATGGGATCGGGAACCAGGTTTTGCCTGAGGCGATTCGCGTGCTCGATGCGGTCGGCTTCGACGCGACCTACGTGCACGGCGACATCGGCTGGGAGTTCTGGAAGACACAAGGCAATGCCCTGCCCGACCGCACCATCGCACTGCTGGAAAAACATA
Coding sequences within it:
- the lysF gene encoding homoaconitase, with product MGQTITEKIAQAHLAEGPKRPLRTGDFVSIRPKHVMTHDNTSAVMKKFKSIGARKIHDTRQPVFALDHDIQNQNEDNQKKYRAIEAFAGEHGIDFYPAGTGIGHQIMCERGYVTPGSFVVASDSHSNMYGALGAVGTPVVRTDAAAIWATGEFWWQIPRTVQVVLEGALREGVTGKDVIIALCGAFNVHVLNAAVEFSGPGVASLSMDARMTIANMTTEWGALVGWFPADEITIKWLRERREERIRRGEPERYTEEDLRRWAEECTREGACATKPDADADYAARITLDLSHLTAHVSGPDTVQEMTSLAELEKKKVAIQKAYLLSCVNSRVEDLEEAALVLLGKKVAPSVKFYLGAASKLVKEEAERRGIWRTLVESGAQTLPAGCGPCIGLGVGLLEPGEVGISATNRNFKGRMGSRDAQCYLASPAVVAASAVAGYICGPEALKRPLNEHEDRKKQGGMLARYKNLQAGRKTEQASETVEIVPGFPERVRGRLVLVPKGNLNTDAIYPGSYTYRDDVTPEMMAEVVFSNYDPQFPQITRAGDVVVGGANFGTGSSREQAATSLKAKGFPLVIAASFSQTYLRNAFNNGFLCIEIPELVKRLKADFAAQIAAGEKTIIPGDEIEVDFTIGAVTWRGDQFHFPPLGSVPQSLVVAGGVENLVAKRLGLA